The DNA segment AGAAGTGAAAGTTTTCTGTATTTGTAAATTATAGTAAAATGTTGTGACAAGCAAGAGTGCAGAAACAGATATACTTTCAAAAAGAAGTATATATGTAACATGTTTTGAACTATACTTCAGTCGCTCATGAGAGCTTAAatgaacagttttaaaattaaattgctGTGATTGAATAAGGGAGCTTAATTTAGAAAGGGCAAGTGGCCTTAAAACTGACATGACTACGGTCATGTAAAATTTAGTAAAGAATGCTTCATTTTCAAATGTctgttttttaaaactgagtTAACGTTTTTTTACATCTTTTGAGTATCGCTACTAGTCGAATTTTTCTACATAAAATATGCTATACAAAAAGATAGGCTAGCTATGGCAAACCCAATAGGTCCTACTTTGGTCAAATTCTTCCTAGCCcacattgaaaataaactaCTCAAAGACAAAGGCCACAAATCTAAGATGTATTTACATTATGTAGACAacagttttgcaatgtgagaATACAGAGACCAAGCTTTTTTAGAGATCTATAGAATTAACACTCCAAGCTCATCAGAGAAAATTTGATGAACGAAAACATGAAGTTACAAGACCTCATAAAAGGGGTAACTTAGTATAATTGCTTCTATCATCTTTATTTTGTAACCTATTTTTATATGATAATGTTGTGTACCTGCATTTCATGCTTAATTTGTTAGACTTCATTGTTTTTTACTCTACTGTTTCTTCCCTTTGCTGGTCCATTATTGTTGTTTCCTGTAACTGATTAGTTTAACGCCTACTGTTCTTACTAAAAAATTCCATTTTTTCCTAATACTTATTGCCATTTCAGCAATTCAATTGTAAACATGTTCATTTTTGCTCTGATGATGGACTGGACTATAATCCAAAGGATGTTATTGTTAGGTGCTTCTTCTTGTAAATAAACAGGACCATTACTGCGCTTGTTGTTCTGACTGCAATGTCATGGCATAGCAAACCAATTTCATCTCATTATTTGTAAATTAGGATTACCTTGCTGGTCTttgcttgaaatatttgaaacaaatgaGCTCATAGCAGGATAGTTTATGCTTGATAAAGCTGCCAAGATTCCTGCAGCCCACATGATCCTGGAGacaataaaaagttgaattagGTTCTTATATACTGGTTACTAGATGATTGGGAAGTTACAGAATACAAAAGTATAGCATGCATAACAACATCAAATAATATAACACATCTAGGACAACATTTAAGCATATATATTAAATAGATATCATTACTCACCATTCGTGTTTtccaaaagagaaaaaaagtaaCTGTCCTATTTGAAAAGTCAAACCAAGCAGGATGACGTTTTTGTTTCCTACTAACTGAAATAACATACCAAGGAGAGCTGTTTGAGTTAATATGGAAGATATTCCAACAACAGCAATGTAAGAAACAACTTTATCCTTGGTGAAGCCAATAACCTATAAACAACAGCAATTTTGAGATGTTGAAGTTTAACTCAGCAAGATTTCAACAAATAAGTAATTCAATTAACTTAACTTTATCACCACAGCTTACATACAATAGAAGTATGAGACTAACAGCAAAACTCAAATAATGTTGAAATAGAGATAAAATTCATTATTCCACAGTCTCACAAAGCAAGCATATTATTGCTATGATACAAGTATGTTTGCAAATGCATATATAAGCCATAAATTACCTGCTGTAAGTAGAGAAAAACAAATGAGTATTGGCCAGCTTCCGGCAGGTAGGACAAAAACACAGTGAGGCAAAGCAGAAGCAGAGTTTTGTCTTGACCCACTTTGCGAAGTGACTGGTaaaaaaaggtgaaaaacaCCATTAGTTGATTCAGTACAAAAAGACAATGGTAAAAAAGATTTCAATGCCAACCGGAAACAACGATTAAAAGCTTACTGCAAATGGGTCTGCTTGATCCCATGAAATAGGAGCACCCCAAGTTTTTGGACGAACTTGTTCAGGTAATGATTCAGGAACAGACAgaagaataaaacaaatgtcaaACGATGCAATGGCTGTGGCAAGCATAACTACTGCAGTTTCACCATAAGCACGACCCAAGTAATGTCCGATGGCAGGACTCGTCACCAATGAGGCAGCAAAAGTGGCAGAGACCTAATGAAAAAACAGACAGCCATTACATTATACTGCATGTAttgttttacaacaaatatttacttaacCACTCCAGTTCAAAATTATGAAGTATATATGAAAGTACGATGACACCACATGTTATGCTATAATAACTTCCTCTTATTTTCTTGTTATTGGCAAGCAGACAAAAAAGGGACTACTACTTAATTTTTGCTGCTTTGAAACTTTGTTAAAGATTACAGGAAGACTTACAAGACCATATGCTGAGCTTCTGTTTGTCTCATCAGTGATATCGGCAACATACGCAAAAACAATAGAAAAGGTGACAGAGCAAGTACCAGAAAGTGAAAGCATTGCAAAAAACCACCTGCAAGAAGACAAAACAAATGGCTTGGTCTTTAATCGTTTAGATGTATATAGCTTGATCTATTATCAACTTTCAAAATAGTTATTCATAACTTGATTGTATTATGATTTACTttaatatattataattataatgtCTACAACTACAAGGTGATCTGTTTTTATGTATACTATCCTATACACCAGACATCAACAACAAGAGAAGCCTCAGATTTAGgcaattttagttattttataCTATAATTTGCAAATTGAAATCACCAGTTAACAAAAGAGAGCACAACTAAAACTAAATGTTATAATGTTTCAgattatatatactgtagtgtATATGTACCTAACATTTGTaggttgcaacttgcaagtTATAACATCTACCTTACCATGGGCTTACAAGCATAAGAGGTATCGGGGCACATGTGACAAACACAGTGAGCAGTAGGAAGGACTTGCGGCCCCACACATCTGACAAGGCCCCAAGCAACGGTGCACTaagaaatgataaaaaacCCTAAACAAATTCATTACAATTGTAAAACTGCCAGGTATAGATAAGTCTGTATAtcccttattttaaatataactaTGATTCACACTGCTGTTTCCATTGAAACTATAATACATATCACAATTCATAACAAACTCACTTAGAAACTAAAGCAACATGTTCTTCATGTATAAATTCACAAACTTAAATTACCAACTACCAGTctaattttaattataaatataACATTACCTTTATACCCTGCACTAGCCCATtgattaaaaacatttgatcTTTGAAGGTTCTCTCTAGAAGCTGAATGATAATAACTATGGTcagaataaacaaataaaatattgtagAATAACCTCAACAACTTCACAATAAAATCGTCACTTACTTCCAACATTGGGATGGTCATCAATCCAAATGCAAAGAattccaaaaacaaaattacaacagCATGATAAACACTTGCCTTTCCCATCCCCTTCATCTGAAACAATAAGTTTGTATATGTTACTAAATGACAAAAAGCAAGGTAATTAACAACTTAAGAGCTTGTACGTAATTAAGGCTTAATAGGCTCgaaataacagacaaaaaattttcaagatcAAGAGTGATTACAATCAGTCTATCAAGATTGTGACAGTCATGTCATCTCCTGTTGATTAAACTAGCAAATCTAGAGTCAGAAAACTGTTCTTACTGGATCAAACATAGCCTTTTTCCCAACAAGTAACAGTTCTATAAAATACAGATGAGTTCCATAGGTATTACAAAGAAAATATAGTTTGACGAAAGATATACGTTGAAAGTATATCaacacaatatatatatagttcAACTGTTTCTAAACCAAGTTCCAGTTACATTAAAACCACAATCTACAAATGGAAAACTACAAAGCTGCAGAAAGTAATGATTGAGCGTTAAATGAGTATAAGCAATGGCATGACCATAAAAGCAAAAGCATATAACTTCAACTAACAATAATGCTTGTATTATTCtaccaaatatttttatgagaaGTAACCTGCAATTATGTGTTAAACTAAACTGTATGAAGGAATCTGCTCGCAGTGAATTTAACCCTTAAATTATTATGCATATAAATTTACAATCATCATTATTATTGATACAGAGTTCTACAATGGTATGTAAATAAACTTAGAGCAGTTCACAGTACATGTTTTCTCAGAAATGATCCTTCAAAAcattatctttaaaaaaaatgcatGTCAGTGGGAATAAAATGAAAGGAAACATAATTCAAACTTTGCAAATAAGATGAATCATGCTCTGTTTGCATGACCACTCTATCCTTGGTCAACAAAAACTATCTGTTTGGGCATGGAGAAGAGGTTTTGTGATGGAGTTTATTGATGGAAAGCCTTTCACACAAGTGTACTATCATTGTGCGCATACGAAAAGTAACTACCACAAATTCCCAGAagaaattctttaaacgtaaatttgtgctataatatatatagttaGGGTAAGTAATctaaaaaataatagcaaCACACTACGGACACAACTATTTGAGTAAAATGAGTAGCCTTTATATGCATGAACATGCATTTGTTACTGATTTTAAAAAGgcagaaagaaaaataaaacaaaatttctgaaGGCATTATGTGCAGTgcacatttaaaatttttttcaatattgaTATGCTTACACTGATACAGTAATGAGTTTTACTACCAGCTATGATACCTACCATTTAACTTTaaagaaatctgttgggcctgGGAACAAACTTTACGACAGTGCAAGACAATTTGGTACCACACtattaaagtaaatttatgCCTTTCATGATTACTTTTAATTTCCAGAAATATATATCTCCAACAATTCTATTGTACAAAGCGaaacattaaaattgaatGGTCAGTTGTACTTTACAATAGTGTACACACCATTATTCCAATGGCTCGTTAAATTATGTATCCTATAGCTCCAGGGTTTAAAAATACCAGCAAGGAAAATTGAACATAGCaaacttaaaaatatcaaactgTGAAACACCAACACGAATTACACCAAACAGAATAATACCATAAACAGACTATATGCATACCAGCTAAGTCAATGATTTTCATTATACAACCTTAGCCATGTTTCACAGATTATTACGAATTATGATTCAATGTcacaaaatggtaaaaaaacCATCACAATGCGTAACAATTAAACTCCAATTTAGCATTTTCCAGTTTCGCATATTaggttttgttattttccaaTCTAGCATAATACTGTCCAATTTCTTATTTTCCATTTAAAGGCTACTTTCCAGTTTAGTATTTTCTGGTTTATTACATagtattttgaatatttttattttagtacTTTCAACCTCCTGTAGCTTCAGACTAGCTTAGTAAGCTAAAACTGTGGCCTATTCTATTGGTCTATCTAAGTATTACATTTCACTCTAACAATCATTTAATATGTTTCACCtgatatttaaatttataagcTTTGCTTAATCTCAGCTTTCTTTCCTTGAACTCACCAAACTGTAGGCTAACAACAGTTACAAACTACAAGAAATATACATACATACTCACAGAACCTTATCAACAGTCCACTGGTGTCAGCATGAAGAAGTTATCTatcataataatttaaaaagtactacaaagcaataataacaggataaataatttaaaaaagtactTGAGGGTTTGTTTGATAATTTGAActgaatttgcaaaaatagTGGAAAATCTCATacttaaaaaaacaatatactAGATATATGTGGATATTTCAAGCATGGTGACTCCTGAACTCTAGAGTACAACATTTTACAACACAAACTTGAGTTGAGACTCCCACAAACCTGTAGTTTTAGCTTTATGAATATACACGCATCAGGAGAAAGAAACAAATATAACATATACAATTGAAGTAATAAACTAAGTGAGATGTGTAACATAAACAATTAAAGTAACTAAGTGGAATACAAAGTTAAAACAGACAagctaaaataaaatgatgaCCAAGTAGGTTAACGTAGGCGAGACAGAAAGTGCTAGGCCTAAATGACTACAACAGCTGGACATTATTAGCGCTACAGTTAACGCCATTATTACCATTATATATTACTGCTTTTagatcaaacaaatttttatcaaaaagatttacaagaaaaatgtaagtgttaatcatttttttaaaatggcAAACAATAATAACAGCAAAGCACAGTCAACCACTGAAGGGAAGCATGATACACTGATGCATTACAAAACAGTAACTAAGTCATCAAGCTTGAGTCCCACGCCAAAGCAAGTTATGTATCTTTTAAGACTCAAGTGAAGTTGAgtcattttgtaaaaaaactcgagtcaagtcaagtcactTGATGAATTCGAAACCAAAGTAAACAGAAAGCTAAAATAGACTATATATTTCTATCAACATATTTTTGTCAaccaaaaatatattttaatagaTTTCTGTcaacctaaaacgtttaagatTATTACAAGGTTTGCTTTATTTGACTTGTACACATTTATAGACAAACAGATTTAGTCTAAGTTGCACCTTTATGTGTTGACACCAAAGAATAAAGAttcattttactttaataCCAACAAATAATCAAAAACGACCGACTTGAGTCAAGTGGAGTTATCAAATCAAGGCATTTATGTACTTCCTTAGAAAAGGACTCAAGTAAAGTGAAATCTTTGAGAAAATAACTCGAGTTGTGTCACTGACTCAAGTAATTACGACACTTTTACCAAAAAAGTTGATTAACTCAAATGCAactattatactgtatagatTTTACATTGCCATCACAAACTCTATGTAGGTCATTTAGGGGCGAGTCCAGgggtgggattcagccggttcgtgcgaaccggtTCTTGTAATTTTATGGTTCATGCTACTGgtgagagaaccggatgttaaaatattttaatctcACCACTGGGCAAGTCtgcatttcaattaaaaaccCTGAATGAGTCACCCTGATTTTGGCTGCCCTGTACCTCCCAGATCTAGTTGAAAAGAGCCACTCTTTCCAGTCTGGGGCATGACCACGCTCTCTTTATAGGAGCAATCTCAAGAGCAGCTGATCTTTTTTCAAAGTAGGAGCAAAATCATGAGCATTCCTCTTTAAGGGTTAGCAGAGCATAAGCGACAGAATGAGCTGGCTCttgtttttgtagaaaaacaaaagcacaaATGATGCTCTTTTTCATTGATGAGTGAAAGCAAtgctttttttaaaatagcagttCCCCAGCTCTGAGTAAGTACTTCGCTAGCCTAATCTAGCCTACAGAGTCTACATCTGGAGCCTGGAGGACTAtaaaagaaactaaaatgcCTTCATGGGTAACTTCAATGGCTTTATatgaacttttaaattttttgtgcaaTTACGCACGTTTTTATctattatataattataaaccaTAATGAGTAAAAATTTGTGTATAGGATAGACCGATAGACGCATATGCACCGGTAACTTAGTCAATCTTTTACGTTTGGTTCAATACTAAATAGTGTTTTGTTAGGCTAGTCCTGTTGCTATTAGCCCTCTTTAAACTGTGAGTTCTACTTTTTTTAGGTTGGCTCCGAAAGGTCTGACCAACTTAACAACGAATGCCAGCCTGGTCGTACCCTGTTGGATACGGAAAAAAACGCGGCGCTACAGATGTGTGTTGCTGATTCCGTTGGCCATTGTCAGTAGCCGATTACAATAGAGTATAcgccatagatatcttatgtATAACGTAGTTATATACtttagaccagtggttctcaacctttttagctTGCGGACcggtaaaatttcaaaaccaattTTGCGGACCGGTGGACCTTCAAAAGTCAACCCAAAATGTAATTATGACAAAAGTATGCAACTCAAAAGTTGTTTTCGCTAAATTATACTgtaaaatttcgttaaattttgtttaaaagtctTCTTAGCTTTCAAATACAACTTACATAGCCTTCAGCTTTCACATACAACTCATCTTAAACGAGTGGTAGCCTACTGTTAAACAGTTGGGCACAACACTTGCAGCATCGTGACGTAAGATAAAGAACCATGAACTCTATTGTACATCACAATGCTGCAAATTACGGAACTCTAAATCTAATCTCTAATCTCTAAAtcagtttaaaatttgatgttttatttctttaatcaaTGGACAAGCCTTCAACATCTTGTATTTTCCAATCGAGATATAAAATTGTACTAGGCTATTTGGCGGACAGGCAGGAAAGTTGACGCGGACCggcggttgagaaccactgctttagaGTGTAGAGTGTAGAGTGTAGAGTAGtagaccctttccgagttaccACCGCCATTTTTTTGAGtagcaagattttttcgatcgcctgtacttaacaatggaaattgtcgactcactttgattttttttaaaattacaaacgtTCTGGGCCTTGGATTGTAATGATTTCACTCAGGCgagtagcatatgaattcttttatgcgataaaaaaaattttgaaaatatgttgcctagttcttattttacagtgctTTGAACCCTACGCACTGGgatcaacgatataaagaatgACATCTAGATATGTGACATCTAGATAATGACATCTGATATGACATCTAGATATGTGATCAGCGAAGTAGGCTACGTTAAATGCATAATTTTACGTCGTCATTTTACACAGGCTAATTTTGTTTAGCATGTCAATCAAAGCTTAAAACAATCAActagaagtaaatacaaaccgAATTGTTTCGTTCAAACGTGCCGCAGATAGGCTTACCACGGAAAACTCTTAAGCATTTTACGTCGCATGCTATGCTGACCACGTAACGTGACTTTGTATCGAACTAGTCCAGTGCGTAGGAATCAAACCACTGAAAAAATAAGAACTAAGtaacatattttgaaaaattattttcgcgttaaggaattcatatgcaactCACCCGAACGgaatctttacaatccaatgtccagaacgcttgtaatttaaaaaagaatcaaagtggttcaacattttccattgttaagtattggcgatcaaaaaaatcttgcaacTCAAACAGTAGCTCGGAAAgggtctagagtctagactctagactctagagtagggttttttcagctttttctttcttgtgGACCATAACTTACAAAGCACTTATGTAGGCCTAGTTCAGTCAATCTGTATcaaaaacattgcatttaaaattgtttttcttttggttTCTTTATCCAGGgaaatatgtttattagatatGCTTTtgtatatatgatatataatatatatatatactttataGGTGTCATTGCCAAAAAATTCCAAGGATTGCcaatctgaaattttttccagACAATCGGGTGTATGTGGATAAAGATTATAATGCTTTACCTGTGTATGGTTTAGAacaggggtgacgaacctattcgatgacgcgggccactttgtcagttacggctgagcaagcgggccgcacaatttttttaacattttgcataataattagcattcaagcacaaccgcttcatttggcagatttttagctgctcccgcggccgcaaaaaatacatcgattgagtgcggcaaactattgaagacatactgctgcgactcaattgtgctatcagcttttgatatcgcattgcgcaaagattagaaacaggtgaaagaaagttcaagactgccggtctcaccggacgcttcgttcaagactgctggtctcccggacgcaaaatttaaccctaaattccggacatatccggaattttccggacggtatggcaaccctaaattcctataagtcctatatgccttgcatgtatgggcgtttgtcaaatcgtttggtgggccgcaggttcgtcacctctggtTTAGAACTTTAGACAGAGTTCCAGACTTCCAGACAGTACAAGGGTTTTCCAGGCGGTGCACACACTACTTGCACTATAGGCAGTGACGCCTATGATATGTTTGTAAGAtatagcaaaagaaaaaacgaTGCAGGTCACTGCTGGTTTGCGGTATGGTGGTTGGAAATTGCTAGGCAAGAGAGTAGATTCACATTTGAAACGCACCCAGTGGCCTAAAGGCCGACAGCtttataaagttatttttccaaaatcaatttttgcattttttttgaTACAGTGGTATGACAGCATGCAGGTATGAAAATAGGCtagattaaaaatttttgtgatttataACCAGGGTTGTTTGTAAACGAGACATTTTTCTCTAACTCGAGTTAATTGAAACTGTGACTCGACGAGTCAAGTCAGTTCAATGccttgaaatttgaaaatttttctgagGTCACAGAATGTGTTGCATTAAATTGATAATTATAGTGCCACAGCTTTATACAAATTAGCTTGGTTGATACAAGTTAGCTCGGTTTTGTTAactaaagttttgttttttgccgTTATTATATATAGGCTGGAGTTAAGTCATTTAGGACCTTTGTCTTGAGTCATGAAAAACTGTGACTCTAGTCAAATCAGTGATCCAAGTCATTATAACATTGCTTACAACTCATGTGCAAAATGAATacgaaaaagaaaataatatttcagcTTTCAAGTTAActtgtttattaatttatagGTTAAATTGTGATTAGTTATtgtaatatatatttttataaagtgCTGAGCAGTGAATATAAATTGAAATGGATGAAACTTCCAGTGATGTGGATAACTCTTTAAATAGCACCCATGAGAATGCAGAATCTTCCTTCAATACTAGTGGGGAAATTGAAGAAGTTGTTGAACAGGACGCTGATTATGATTATCAAGATAAAAATGTAGACAGTGATGTAGAATATGCTGGCATCGATGAAGCAGTTGCTGAAGTGTCTGAGACTAATATTGAAGAGGAGCGGGAAGGGGACTATGTTACAGAAGACAGTCACAATGCAGTGCAACTGGTAGACAGTGAAAATGTTGAGGAAGTTGTGTTTGACACAAATGAAGAAGTCTTAGAACCGGAAGCTATGGAAGAGGGAAATCCTGATGAAGATTTTGAAGAAGAACAAAATTATGACAATAGCATTGAAAAGGAAAACACATCTGCATATTATGCACAGGAGGAAGAAACTGAAGAATTCCATGAAGGTGCTGAACCAGTTACCGATTCGGCAATTGATACTAGTTTTGAAGAAGTAAAGTATGAAGAATCCGATAATGTTTTACAAGAAGAAGATATACTGCATGACAGTGGGGACGTTGGAGGTAAGCCGATCAGCGAGTTAGGTGCAGTATTTCTCAAACTATGTTGTGTTAGGATATGTATGTGGTTACCATGATAGTACTGATGGGTCGCAAGAAATTTTGTTCCTAATGAATAAAATTTAGCTACaagctaaaaactttgcaaacgATTTTGGGTTGTgagaaaatttgtttgagaAGAACTAAACCAGTCAATGATATAAGACCTACTGCTATCATTTTCTGggtatttttatgtttcataTGGCTTAAGTGTTTCTATTAACCTTCATGGTTATATGTCTGTCACGTTGTTGTAACATTGTTAACAATACTGCATAACAATGTTGTTGTACCTTTAGAAGAAATCGTGGATCAGGATATTATTGAGGAAGTTTATGGTTCTGCTGAAGAGGAAGCATATGAAGAAGATATTGTCTCTGAGGAAATGGTTCAAGAAGATAATGAGGAAGACCTTCAGCAAGAGGTTGTGGAAGATTCATCAGAAATGTAAGATAATAAGGTTAAAACCAGTTCagctaaaatatttaattgatATACAACTGTATGTACATACATTATGCAAACATTGAACATTTGCATACAAACAATATATGCTGGATTTTCTAAGCATCTAATGATGTGCTGAATAAAATGATGTTGTTGTAGTGTAAATGAAATGCAACATATTGACAAAAATGACTGTGTTGTTAACTTGTTACATTTTGAAAGCTTGGCTTATACCAAAAAGTTTTGTGCTGACAGTCAGTAACAgatgattattattatcaattaatcaaactaaaatttttgttttttttgtcttttgaaTAAAAGTCTGAGGACAATTCTACTTTGGTACATAACAGGCTATATGTTACAAGTTTTTTTCCtcagatttttaaaatgaacttAAAACCATGTGCTTAGCTACTTTACGTGTCTGTTTGCAAATCTGGTCAGCTATTATGAATGCCTTGTGCTTGTAgtatcaaattgttttttaaaatttgaagcacaaaattttgtaatattttattgtacATTGTTTACTTAGAATTCAGCAAAATGTGTTGGATATTTCTGAAAATTTGGATCAGGATGAAGATGAAGATGTGGCTTATGGTGGTGATGATAATGATAATGATTATGAGGATGTGGTGGAAGTGGAAGAGGTAAAGCAAAATGAAGATATGGAGGATGAAAATGTTGCTCAGCATGAATCAGAAAGTGAAAACGAGCAGGATGATGATGGTGATCGTGAGGAAGAAGAATTCAAACTCGGACATGTATCAGATGATGATGTCAGAGGTACAAGGCATTCTTTATGTCAGTTAGGCTTATATCTATTTTTAATAGATGTTTGACTGATagtatttctttcttttaaaccagggatgtccaacctgcggcccgcctgagatttttgtgcggcccgctagtcattttcactccaaaaatatgtactttatgtacccatttttcttgaaatttaataggttctgcagcccattgaattatttcaagtgacaatgcggcccactttaataaaaggttggacatccctgttTTAAACCATAACACAGTGACTATATTATAGAAAcatgtatttatttatttgggCTGCTTCGTGCCTATGTTCATCTTACTTTTTATTTCTGATCCTAATGGATATTCTCTCCTTAAGAATCTGAGAATGAAGCTGAAAATGATGATCCAGAACCCAGCAGAAAATCTGAGTCAGGTTAGTATGTGCAATGTGTATTACGCAAGTGCTTCTTTAAATAGGTTTGGCGAGCTTATTTACAGTAAATCATGATAACTGAATCTGATCGAATTATTTTATAATCATCTCCAGGTGCACTTGCGTTTCAGATAATGTCAAAGATGAAAGCAAAAATCAGGATGCGATTGCAAAGATGTTCGACTCAGACAGTGACGAGGAAGAAGGAGCAGCAGGAGGAGAAAAAGGTTGCAAAACaaccaataaaatgaaacaagataattttttttaccatATTAGTAATCTGCTTAGCCAATGCTCCAAACTTTCTGGCAACCTTCAAATTATATTTAAGTGGCTATAGCTGTGCGATTTGCGGTTTAATTTTCTATTTATTACTGAGCGTATTAGGTCAAATTTACTACTGTATTGCATTGATAGTTCGAAATTCAGACCATATGTTTAAACTTTTGGTATGGTCTAagttattaaataaaactatgatgtttaaaactttacagaAGGAGTTGGAAATCTTATTGCGGATATTTTCGGTGAGAGTGATGATGAAGATGAGGAGTTTGAAGGATTTGGGGAAGATGAAGTTGGGAAATCGAAAGCCTCTGCAAGCAAACCTTTGAGTGCTGTTATTTCTGACTCTGATGAAGATCAAGGTGACGGTAAGACTGAGTTGCTTGCTGAGGTGACTTGTTCTTAAATGTGCTGTAGATCTATGACCATGTTTATGTAAAATTAACAGCTGTGGATACTG comes from the Clavelina lepadiformis chromosome 5, kaClaLepa1.1, whole genome shotgun sequence genome and includes:
- the LOC143459472 gene encoding hippocampus abundant transcript 1 protein-like isoform X3; the protein is MFDPMKGMGKASVYHAVVILFLEFFAFGLMTIPMLELLERTFKDQMFLINGLVQGIKGFLSFLSAPLLGALSDVWGRKSFLLLTVFVTCAPIPLMLVSPWWFFAMLSLSGTCSVTFSIVFAYVADITDETNRSSAYGLVSATFAASLVTSPAIGHYLGRAYGETAVVMLATAIASFDICFILLSVPESLPEQVRPKTWGAPISWDQADPFASLRKVGQDKTLLLLCLTVFLSYLPEAGQYSFVFLYLQQVIGFTKDKVVSYIAVVGISSILTQTALLGMLFQLVGNKNVILLGLTFQIGQLLFFSFGKHEWIMWAAGILAALSSINYPAMSSFVSNISSKDQQGVVQGIVTGIRGLCNGLGPALFGLIFQIFHVELNSIPMSPNGDDVPMKNNMSLSPKYTLDETILPGPPYLFGTFTVILAMLIAWFLPKHWQNMYRQVPNKDIEQENHISLIARTQHQKKALESGKMSDAEDQSINEQHCESTI
- the LOC143459472 gene encoding hippocampus abundant transcript 1 protein-like isoform X1, which encodes MFDPMKGMGKASVYHAVVILFLEFFAFGLMTIPMLELLERTFKDQMFLINGLVQGIKGFLSFLSAPLLGALSDVWGRKSFLLLTVFVTCAPIPLMLVSPWWFFAMLSLSGTCSVTFSIVFAYVADITDETNRSSAYGLVSATFAASLVTSPAIGHYLGRAYGETAVVMLATAIASFDICFILLSVPESLPEQVRPKTWGAPISWDQADPFASLRKVGQDKTLLLLCLTVFLSYLPEAGQYSFVFLYLQQVIGFTKDKVVSYIAVVGISSILTQTALLGMLFQLVGNKNVILLGLTFQIGQLLFFSFGKHEWIMWAAGILAALSSINYPAMSSFVSNISSKDQQGVVQGIVTGIRGLCNGLGPALFGLIFQIFHVELNSIPMSPNGDDVPMKNNMSLSPKYTLDEKQNHYHDQACRLLTILPGPPYLFGTFTVILAMLIAWFLPKHWQNMYRQVPNKDIEQENHISLIARTQHQKKALESGKMSDAEDQSINEQHCESTI
- the LOC143459472 gene encoding hippocampus abundant transcript 1 protein-like isoform X2; translation: MMKGMGKASVYHAVVILFLEFFAFGLMTIPMLELLERTFKDQMFLINGLVQGIKGFLSFLSAPLLGALSDVWGRKSFLLLTVFVTCAPIPLMLVSPWWFFAMLSLSGTCSVTFSIVFAYVADITDETNRSSAYGLVSATFAASLVTSPAIGHYLGRAYGETAVVMLATAIASFDICFILLSVPESLPEQVRPKTWGAPISWDQADPFASLRKVGQDKTLLLLCLTVFLSYLPEAGQYSFVFLYLQQVIGFTKDKVVSYIAVVGISSILTQTALLGMLFQLVGNKNVILLGLTFQIGQLLFFSFGKHEWIMWAAGILAALSSINYPAMSSFVSNISSKDQQGVVQGIVTGIRGLCNGLGPALFGLIFQIFHVELNSIPMSPNGDDVPMKNNMSLSPKYTLDEKQNHYHDQACRLLTILPGPPYLFGTFTVILAMLIAWFLPKHWQNMYRQVPNKDIEQENHISLIARTQHQKKALESGKMSDAEDQSINEQHCESTI